In Sparus aurata chromosome 2, fSpaAur1.1, whole genome shotgun sequence, a single genomic region encodes these proteins:
- the LOC115597077 gene encoding uncharacterized protein LOC115597077, whose amino-acid sequence MRRQFPLKLAWACTVHKVQGITVDAAVVSLEKIFAAGQAYVALSRVRNLSGLIIRDFKEKAIYCKDSIKDAIENMPPFMVENITRHNFNPQTFTVFLMNVQNLTQHVSDLALSTQHLQLNCIAVTETWLSAVSSFETVKMDGYAYHNQPRSLSYNSSDPILTEIQGQQRGGVGLYSADNLACNVLQVPNVNLECLVYHCTTYSILIAVIYRPPSYPMTLFKVNLGKLLDWLNPQSHTIAVMGDFNDDILKSSSITKFMTNKGFVQFVKQPTTENGTLIDHVYVKTTHYIVESLVLPTYFSDHEGIMCSFASRT is encoded by the coding sequence ATGCGTAGGCAATTTCCACTGAAGCTTGCCTGGGCCTGTACAGTACATAAAGTACAAGGCATTACAGTAGATGCAGCAGTCGTGTCGCTTGAGAAAATTTTTGCAGCTGGACAGGCATATGTAGCTTTGAGTCGGGTTCGAAATTTGTCAGGGTTGATAATTAGGGATTTTAAGGAGAAAGCCATCTATTGTAAGGACTCAATTAAAGATGCAATTGAAAACATGCCTCCCTTCATGGTCGAGAATATTACAAGGCACAATTTCAATCCACAGACCTTCACTGTGTTTTTGATGAATGTGCAGAATTTGACCCAACATGTATCTGATTTGGCATTGTCTACACAGCATTTGCAGCTTAACTGCATAGCTGTTACAGAAACATGGCTGTCTGCAGTTTCCTCATTTGAAACTGTAAAGATGGATGGTTATGCTTATCATAATCAGCCAAGGAGTTTATCCTACAATAGCAGCGACCCAATATTGACAGAAATTCAAGGCCAGCAACGTGGTGGAGTTGGCCTATATAGTGCAGACAATTTGGCATGTAATGTTCTCCAGGTACCAAATGTCAATTTAGAATGTTTGGTTTACCACTGCACTACATACAGCATTTTGATAGCAGTAATCTATCGACCACCATCTTATCCCATGACTTTGTTTAAAGTAAATTTAGGCAAATTACTTGATTGGCTGAATCCACAAAGTCACACAATTGCTGTCATGGGAGATTTCAATGACGACATTTTAAAATCATCGTCAATCACCAAATTTATGACAAACAAAGGGTTTGTTCAATTTGtcaaacaaccaacaacagaaaaCGGCACACTAATTGATCATGTGtatgtgaaaacaacacactATATTGTTGAATCATTAGTGTTGCCAACTTATTTCAGTGACCATGAGGGGATCATGTGTTCTTTTGCATCTAGGACATAG